TCCTAATGTAAATGTGAGGTTGTATCTCGAACCTTCACTTGTGTCTGTTGTTGCTGTCTGTATGCCTGATGGAGTTGTGTCAGCCAGAATTTCTATCGCAGCTTTGCCTTCTGGGACATGGAAGTGCTCCGAGTCTATGTATCTGACTGTTCCTATGACAGACCACTGCGTTAATGCTGACTGGATCAGACTTGGTACTGCGTCAATCAGAACTCCCTCGGTTGAGTTTGGTAAGAAACCCGGTCCAGATTCAAATCCACCATTGGTTAAGAGGTTACCTACACCAACAAAATCAGAATCAATGAATCTATGCAACTATGAATTCAGCTATAGCAGTCTCTGATTTGATGActtgagaaagaagagaaagtaaCTTACCACTGTCCTGATCCAGTGTTACACCAACAGTCTTGATGAGCAATGTGTCAACGATAGGCCAACATGTGGAGTTTGATTCAGAATCTATAGTCTGGCTTTCAAGAACTAAGTTGAGAGGCTCACTATTCCCCCATTTACCCAAGTTATGACTGTAACTCTGCCACGGAACCTTACTGTAGTTCTGCCTGTAAGAAAAAACCGCATTGCTGTCTGGCCCTGAGACACTGAGACCAGAAGAGCTGGAACAGTTCTCGCCTCCTGGGATCAGCGCAAACGTGAGGATGTAGTTCAAATCATCGCCTCTGGCAATGAATGTTTGATTGATCTTGCCGTCTTCACCGAGCTGAACCGCGTGTCCAGAATCAGGCAGGTCAGGTGAAGTAACATATTGTACCGTTCCTTGGAATGTCCATCCAGGGAGTGTAGTGTTCTGATCCAGCAACACGAACGCGCCATTTGAAGATAAGTTTAATGGTGGAGATTCGAAGTCTGGATTTTCCAGAAAATCTGCGTATCAAAATGTACAAACTTTTAGTTTATCAACACAATGACATGTATACTACAACAGATCCTGTAGAAATAGAAATACTTAAGCATTTGAGGTTTCAATGTACCTGAAGAGGCGCAACTAGAAACGAGAAGCAACAAGAAAATTCTGTGAAACCAAATGGCCATTTTGCTTCAGACAAAACTTTGAATGTCAACGCTTCTTGGATCAAGATCAAGTGATTGTGTCTTAGTAAATTATAAGTATAAAAGAGAAGAATGATGCTGTAATCTTTGACAAAAGAGAATGATTGATGTTGTATCATGTGTTAAGCTGGCATACATTTGACCATTCATTATAAAACAAAACTGAATGTACTTGGCATCTATTTTACACAATACTAAAGCTTTAACAAAATCTTTATCGAGTCTGGCACATTTTATCAGAATATAAATAAGAATTGACTAAAGTCAAAGCTACAAATTAAAGCTAGATCATAAATACTAATGTTTCACCATTCAAAAGATTACAATACACTACTACTTTCCTTTCAAACCAGATTGATCTTGTTTCATTATACAAAAGATTACAATACAATACTACTTTCCTTTTAAACCAGTTTGATCTTCAACACTTCTTTTGAAAGAGCTCAAACAGCTGAATAGACTTCTACCTATGGTACCCAGCAAGTAAACTCACCAGCTCCCTGGCCCCTAGTTCCCAGCTGCTGGCCTCCGGTTCAAGTAACGTATCACTGCATCTTCGACCCTGCAACATTTCATAATTCAGAAACCTATCATCAATGAATGCACTTTCATAACTGTAGTACATATAATTCGAGTGAATTTAAGAGCCTAGAAACCTGTTgtcaaataaaaatacaaactagAAACAAGAGTGAGCAGATGATGAGCTTACCAAGGTTGGTTGAAGAAGTCTGATCCACGCTCTCTCTCAGCATTTCGACTGGCTTCTCCCGCTACAACCTTCAGATCCTTGCTCTGCGATTCCATCAGCGCGTTTACGAATTCAACTGGTGATTGGCTGAACCCCAAGAAAAATGCCCTTCTCCTCCTATGCTCATGGATCTTCCTTATGGCTGCACATATCGCTTCATCACAAGCctcaatctctttattcttctctgCCTTAGCCAACAAGTTGTTCAAGTCCCTTTGGATAGTGACGGGTACATCCACTAGGACATCGTAACACGCTGATACGGCCGGGCTACTTCCTGACAGCTTGATCTTGTGTTCCAAGTGAATCGGTGGTGGAGGTGACAAGTGATGAGATAACTTCTGAGAGACCATTGTGAACTTCAACTTCTGTTCCCCAAAAACTTTCTGAAGTGCAGCGTCGCAGTTGAAGAAAGAAGGGTCGTTTGGGCTCTGCAGTTTCCTCGCCTTGACGTAATGCCAAATCGCAGCGATGATTCTTGGCCTTGTCTCAACCTCAATCCCGAGAACATCCATCAATGCAGTAGAGAGCTTGAACTTTTCAGGGAGGTAGTTCATCTCCAACCGAATAGTAGCTGCAAACTCCTGATTCCCTTTCCTCTTTATCTCAAACCCTTCCTGAGGGGCAGGTGAACGAGAGTTCTCCCATGTGATCAACGGGCTATCAGGGTACAGCCTCTGATCAAGGCTAACTTGTACCTTCTTGAAGAAAGACGAGAACTTTGGAAGCAATGGGTTAGCTTTCTCAACAAAACCTGGCTGGTCCGGATCCACCCCATCTTCCAAGATCCTACCAACGATTTTAAGAGTCCATGTTGGAGGGTCAgcgtttggattgttgttttggTTAGCATATGTGTTGAACACGTAGACCCTAAGCGTCTTCTGTACGCAAGGAGGGTTCTTGAGAGCCTCCTGGATGTCAACCTTCTTTCTACTCAACGCAGCATCAACACGAGACTCGAACTCAAGAAGCTGCGTGTATAAGGCAGACTCAGGCAAGATCGCCGCCACACGTTCCTGCAAAGACTTTTCGGGAAgcttctgtttcttcttccgTGGAGCAGGAGTTAACTCCATTGTTCTCATGGGGGAGATAGTGTTGTTAGGGAAACCAGAAGGAGGTCTCATTAACCTCTTCACGTTTGAACTAGTTCCAGGAGTGGTCATAGAAGGCGAAGAAGACTGACCCAACCCAACAATCTCCTGGGGGGCTTGAGCTTGGTTTATCCCCATGCCCGCTTGCATCTGTGCATGAACTTTAGACTGTGCTTGAGCCATGGCCTGAGCTTGAGTGAACTGAAACGGAGCTTGAAAGTTAGTTGCCATATGAGACTGAGCAAAGCCTCCAGGGACAGACGCAGAGGGCATCATCCCAGGGCTCCTGAACGGCGAAGGCGCAGAGCCTTGAGGATTATTGTTGTTACCAGACATCGGTGTCCTGTAAAATTCAGAATAAAATAAcacttttttgaaaaatctgCTTAGAACCACGTAAAGAGAAGACCTTTACTAATGATTTTCCAGTAAACATCTTCAGTATCGATTAATCTAACAATTGAGATGAATGCAGACGCGATAGATCAGCTACCAAGACAGATCGGGAggctaaaaccctaatttttttcaaagtttGATGCACAGTTTAATGAGTAAGAATTGATCCCAAGAGGTTATTTACCAAATGTGACGAGACGAAAAGAAGAAGATTCGCagctttgtttcttcttctgaatCTTCTTCGCCGGTGTTCCGCCGCTTCTCAGTCGAGAAAGGAAATAAATTGTTCACCggagatattttatttataaaccgTGTTCagacccgacccgacccgtAATTTCAGAGCCCACAGCGACTGTTAAATGTTTGAGACCATTGGGCCTTTGGCCcaatttaatatactttttcgtCGATTGTAatggctttttttttgttcttgtggATTACAAACCCGGTTGAACCGAACAATTAACCGGTTACTCGTAGATTTTCCGCTTTATGATCCGGTCCAATTTTCAGAACACTGATAAAATTACTTGTAACCAATTAACATTTGATAATATGGAAACTATAATAGTTATGGTACATAATTAGACATTTTCTCCTACATGAGTTTTACCTTGTTTTCGAAGATTGAGAACTGAGAAGTTCTCTCCACCTACTACAAActcaatatgatttttttttactcgcGAAAACTTACTTTTTCAATGATAAACCAAACTTATAAAACTTTACAACTTTGAAGACTGAAAACTAAAAACTTATCAATCAGATTCACAAGGACGTGTCAGATTTGCGTTCAGCGTCAGCGGCAGACTGCATTTGAGCTGCGTACTGCAAGTTCCATAGAACATCTTCAAAGGAAGGTCTTGCCGAAGGTTCAAGCAAAACGCACTTGTTGGCTATTGAGATGGCAATAGCTAAAGACTCCTGCGAACTAGTTGTTAGCACCGTTGGATTCACTATCTTCTGTCTACCGTCTTGGCTCCCAAATGACGTCTGCCAAAAACGTTAACATATATCACAACTAACACTTACGTTTCagtcaaataaaaaatgatagaatGTTACTACTAGTATCTCTCGTTGTTACCATTTCGTTGAGAAGAAAGGCCTCTCCTTTTGTAGTGGGCAACGGTCCTACGAGAGATTCCAGAAGTACGAATCCAAAGTTGTACACATCATCCTCTCGTTTAGCCACGTTGTACTTTGACTTATGTCCTTCTGACTTTATCTGCAAAGTTGAGTCCTGACTTATTAGTATCAAAGAAAAGAATACAAACTTAAGATAAAAAGAGCAAACCTCAAGCTTTTCGTTCTCTTCAGTGATGGCAGATACTCCATAATCACTAAGCTTAGCAATCTTGTGTCCATCCAACAAAATGTTATTCGTCTTCAGCTGATTGTTGAAGGAGCCAGGCATAACACcggtgtgaagaaaatgaactGCCTTTGCTATCTCTATCAGAATCGCTAGTCTATCTGGCCACGTTAGGATCTTCTCCGGACAAGACTCTACAAGATTATAACAACACTGAGTTTCTAAGTACTTATCAGATCAAGTTTTAACTTTTGAGTTTACTAAATATGTCAAGCTGACCTGATAGATGTGCACGGTAAGTCCCCTTGGGCATGTACTCGTATACAAGGTAGAGTACGGTCGCTGCAGGCTCGTATTCTCCGTTGGTTTGAGTGCAATGATGGCCTAAGAAGCCAAGGAGATGAGGATGGTTGAGCTTAGACATCCAGTCTAAGTGACTTCTGATACTTTGGCTAGAGAACTTTTTTGATAAGACCATACATCTTATAGCTACGGAACTTCCATTTTCTAACGTTCCTCTGTATAGctgcaaagaaaacaaaacaagcaGTGTCAACCAAATGGACGATGATGAGGCTATTGCGTTAGATGAACTAAGCATGGGATTTTGGACCGAACCGAAATTTTGGTTAACACGGTACTTTGGTTAGAAGTTCGGTTAGATTCGGTAggttcttttaaaaaagaaataataattacCCAAGTCATACCAAAACCCGAACCAAatttatctaaatttttaacaaactaaaccaaaatctaaCTGAAATCAAAAGCTTTGGCAGGATTTTcaaaaaccgaactaaccaaaaaacTGAATGTGAATTCGGCAAGATTTATGttgaaccgaactaaccgaaaACCAAACTACCCGAACCGAGTAACCCAAACTAACCGAACCCCCAAGCCTAAGTGAACCACACCTTTCCAAGGGAGCCTTCACCTAAGAAACGTGATGAATCGAAATCATCTGTGGCTTCCTTTAACTCTTCAAAAGAAAACGACCTGCATGAGGGCACACCTTGTGCAGCTAGCTTTGCTGTTTGAGAGATTAACCCTGCAAGACCATAACGTGCAAGGACATTAAACTCATGAAAGATAATTAATAGCAAGAAGAGAAAGTCTATATTCCACTCGTACGAATGTTTCGGGCCTAGAGGATTAGGGGCTTCGGCGGCCCTGAACATCCTggtattattaaaaaaaaaaaaaaaagtctacatTTTGAGTCAAAGCTACTCACTTGCACTAGCAAGAACTTGAGAAGAGAGACTGGTCTGTGTATTATTATCAGTCACAGCCTTAAGCCTAGCTTGAGGCACTGACTTGTCTTTTGAACAACAACACGAGCGGCGCTTTGTGCATAACATGAGTAGTCCAAACGCAAACAAAACAAGAACTAGAACAGCTCCACTAACCACAGCAACTAAAGTCCCAATCTTTCTACTTTGGAACCCTTTCCTCTTAGCTTCAGCCTCTTCACATAACAGTTCCTGATGCTGCTCATGAACTCCATTTATAGACAAACAGTTCCCACCGAGCTTAACAACTCTCTCACCAGAAGACCCTCCCAAGCAACCAGGAATCGTCCCAACCAATCTGTTATTAGACAAATCCACGAACCCAAGTTTGCCTCCACATGTCAGATCAACCGGTAGCTTCCCGCTCAGCTTGTTAGACGCCAAGTCTAAGTAACTAATGTTAGCCAATGAGAACAAGAACCGAGATGGAGCTCCAGTGAGTTGATTAAACGACAAGTCAAGATGCTGAAGCTGAGACAAACCGTCAAAACATCTGGAAACTTCGCCAGAGAATGAGTTCTTGCTCAGTAGAACAGTAACCAAACTCTTAGGCAGCAGAGGTAGCTCAGAATCAAACCGGTTCTCTCTTAGATCCAGCATATGGAGATGATCTAACTTACTAAGATCAGGCAACTCACCAGAGATCTCATTGTGGGACAGAGCAAGAACAGTGAGATTACTCAGCGAGTTCAACGCCTCGGGAACGCTGCCGTTTAAGTAGTTTCCATCAAGGATCAGACTCTGAAGCCTAACCAATCTTGAAACATCAGGAGGGACGGAACCAAAGAGGTAATTCGAGCTCAAATCCAAGGACTCGAGCCAACACAAGCGATGGATCTTCCCTGGGAGCTCACCAAAGATGCCTAGAGAGACTAAGGTGAGAGACTTCAAGCTCGTGAGCCTCGTCAGCGTCGTGGCGAAGGAATCTATCAAGAAGGCTTTGGAGAGAGTGCGGTTCGGGAGGGGAGATCCATGGAACATAATACCAGCTGGTTTTGAAAGCTTGTCTCCCATGACTTTAAGCTCTGTGACGGAGTTGCCTTCGCAGGAGATGCTCATGTGGGGAGTTGGAGGGATTTGGCATAAGTCTCCGTAGTAGCTTCCCCAAGATTCGAGAGCTTTGGGGGATTCTAGATGTTTTCTGAGCTGGTAGAGGACTTGGGTCTGAGAGTTTTGAAGCTGGTGGGTGTTTTGTAAGAACAGGGCACATGAGAGAAGGAGTAAAGGTAAGACCTTTGAATGAGCCATGATGAGTTAGCATAAAGGAGACAAAACCCTAGAAGGAGAAGCAGATTTGGAGACACATCACACACACAATGTCTGCAAAGACTCTGGAGACAATGAACTTAACTCAGAGAGGTTAAGGAAGTGAGGACAAATGGAGGAACCGTGGATGAGAGAGAATGTTTGGTTGTCGGATTAACACATAGACTGGAAAGCTAAGAGAAGAAGGTGATAAGGACATTAAAGACAGAGAGGTGAGACAGCATTAATGGTGGCTTCTGTGATCTTTATAACTGAGAAGACTTGACAAAAAGAGAGATTAGAaagaatcttcttcttcttctctttaggAAAGGAGGAGTAAGTTGAGAGTGTGGGTCACACCAGAAACAAAAAATGTGCACTCAATTTGATGAAAGTTTGTTACTTTAATGAGCAATTTGGTCTTGATTTCACCTTTCTCTTTAGTGTAAAACAACAGTAATAAAACAATGTTAACTTGGACcagagaaaataaaatgatctttgaattttaaatttggtaTTAGATAGAGTATGATTGTTGTATGGATGATAATATGTttactaattatatataatatgtaaaaatgcaGTGTGGAACTTTGGTTGACTGACTCATGGAAGCAGTCCTGCATCATGGAAGATGCCGTGACACATGTGTGGTGATTAGATTCCATGTCTTTTGCTAATTCACCGAACTGCCCTTCTTATACGATACCAAATACATGACAAAAAGAAGCTTTTGCTTAAACGGAACAATTCAGTAGAAGTAGCTTTCGttgaagggcaaatgtgaccaTAGATAATATCATTTCTAAACATACAATAGTATTTCTAGAAAGATAATTCCATCAGTGACCTAAACCACAAATCGACCATGTTTAAACTGTTGTGTAGACCAGAGTCTAGACTTGGAGCGTTATAAGGGTCAAGTGTGTATTTTCATTGCAGGTAAAGGTAGTACTGATTATGCTTTGTTTAAAGGTTAAAGGGAAAACAACAATGGTTGAATCCCACTTTAGTGGGCCCCACGTGTAGATCCCACTGGTCTGACCCTCAAAGACCGGACCATCATATTAATTAACTTTTTGTCTCTCATGcctaaattaaatatatgaaaattaatatgTTTGAAAATTACTAATAAGAACTAGGTATTACAccatgttcgtttacgtgtcgcgcgactTGCGACATGCGACCAATCGCAGGTCGCATGTTACGTGAcagcaaaacgaacaacaaaCTGCGACCTGCGATCAGTCGCATGTCGCAAgtcgcaggttgttgttcgttttgatgtCGCGCGACTGATCGCGCGACCAGTCGCGGGTTCCCATTCAAGTCGCCCGAAAAAACAGcgactaaaaattaagaaaattttgatcgcgCGACTGGTCGCAtgtcgcgcgacacgtaaacgaacatagttttagtcgcaggtcgcaggtttagtcgcaggtcgcaagtcgcaggtcgcgcgacacgtaaacgaacgtAATCTTAGTCGCAAGTCGCAGGTCGgaggtcgcgcgacacgtaaactAACATGACGAATATCAAAATGAGACTTTTTTTTTGACGAATATCAAAATGAGACTTAACACTGCAAAACTGGGGTTTAAGACAGAGGACGCTTTAGAGGAGGAAGATAAGACAAACCAGAAGACTCCATGGAATGGGAATGACAGAGCATGTGAGATGAAGAGACCTGGATATTAAGATACTACCATTTAACACTAGGACAACCTTTTCTGGGACCAGTTACGGTTTTGGTTTTGGAGAAGAAACAAGCAAAACATCAACATCGCATTCTAACCAGAAACCAAAAATGTTTCTCTCCAAACTTGTCTTAGTTGTCTAG
The window above is part of the Brassica napus cultivar Da-Ae chromosome C3, Da-Ae, whole genome shotgun sequence genome. Proteins encoded here:
- the BNAC03G06290D gene encoding uncharacterized protein BNAC03G06290D — encoded protein: MAIWFHRIFLLLLVSSCASSDFLENPDFESPPLNLSSNGAFVLLDQNTTLPGWTFQGTVQYVTSPDLPDSGHAVQLGEDGKINQTFIARGDDLNYILTFALIPGGENCSSSSGLSVSGPDSNAVFSYRQNYSKVPWQSYSHNLGKWGNSEPLNLVLESQTIDSESNSTCWPIVDTLLIKTVGVTLDQDSGNLLTNGGFESGPGFLPNSTEGVLIDAVPSLIQSALTQWSVIGTVRYIDSEHFHVPEGKAAIEILADTTPSGIQTATTDTSEGSRYNLTFTLGDANDACIGNFLVGVEAGSAAQNFTLQSNGTGSGEKFGLVFVADKAAAQISFTSYSVTITKEDVLCGPVIDEVIVHPLSGTASLKPTWLLLVFALLYVAVL
- the LOC106430859 gene encoding SWI/SNF complex component SNF12 homolog translates to MSGNNNNPQGSAPSPFRSPGMMPSASVPGGFAQSHMATNFQAPFQFTQAQAMAQAQSKVHAQMQAGMGINQAQAPQEIVGLGQSSSPSMTTPGTSSNVKRLMRPPSGFPNNTISPMRTMELTPAPRKKKQKLPEKSLQERVAAILPESALYTQLLEFESRVDAALSRKKVDIQEALKNPPCVQKTLRVYVFNTYANQNNNPNADPPTWTLKIVGRILEDGVDPDQPGFVEKANPLLPKFSSFFKKVQVSLDQRLYPDSPLITWENSRSPAPQEGFEIKRKGNQEFAATIRLEMNYLPEKFKLSTALMDVLGIEVETRPRIIAAIWHYVKARKLQSPNDPSFFNCDAALQKVFGEQKLKFTMVSQKLSHHLSPPPPIHLEHKIKLSGSSPAVSACYDVLVDVPVTIQRDLNNLLAKAEKNKEIEACDEAICAAIRKIHEHRRRRAFFLGFSQSPVEFVNALMESQSKDLKVVAGEASRNAERERGSDFFNQPWVEDAVIRYLNRRPAAGN
- the LOC106416414 gene encoding probable inactive leucine-rich repeat receptor-like protein kinase At3g03770 isoform X1; its protein translation is MAHSKVLPLLLLSCALFLQNTHQLQNSQTQVLYQLRKHLESPKALESWGSYYGDLCQIPPTPHMSISCEGNSVTELKVMGDKLSKPAGIMFHGSPLPNRTLSKAFLIDSFATTLTRLTSLKSLTLVSLGIFGELPGKIHRLCWLESLDLSSNYLFGSVPPDVSRLVRLQSLILDGNYLNGSVPEALNSLSNLTVLALSHNEISGELPDLSKLDHLHMLDLRENRFDSELPLLPKSLVTVLLSKNSFSGEVSRCFDGLSQLQHLDLSFNQLTGAPSRFLFSLANISYLDLASNKLSGKLPVDLTCGGKLGFVDLSNNRLVGTIPGCLGGSSGERVVKLGGNCLSINGVHEQHQELLCEEAEAKRKGFQSRKIGTLVAVVSGAVLVLVLFAFGLLMLCTKRRSCCCSKDKSVPQARLKAVTDNNTQTSLSSQVLASARLISQTAKLAAQGVPSCRSFSFEELKEATDDFDSSRFLGEGSLGKLYRGTLENGSSVAIRCMVLSKKFSSQSIRSHLDWMSKLNHPHLLGFLGHHCTQTNGEYEPAATVLYLVYEYMPKGTYRAHLSESCPEKILTWPDRLAILIEIAKAVHFLHTGVMPGSFNNQLKTNNILLDGHKIAKLSDYGVSAITEENEKLEVCSFYLKFVFFSLILISQDSTLQIKSEGHKSKYNVAKREDDVYNFGFVLLESLVGPLPTTKGEAFLLNEMTSFGSQDGRQKIVNPTVLTTSSQESLAIAISIANKCVLLEPSARPSFEDVLWNLQYAAQMQSAADAERKSDTSL
- the LOC106416414 gene encoding probable inactive leucine-rich repeat receptor-like protein kinase At3g03770 isoform X2, giving the protein MAHSKVLPLLLLSCALFLQNTHQLQNSQTQVLYQLRKHLESPKALESWGSYYGDLCQIPPTPHMSISCEGNSVTELKVMGDKLSKPAGIMFHGSPLPNRTLSKAFLIDSFATTLTRLTSLKSLTLVSLGIFGELPGKIHRLCWLESLDLSSNYLFGSVPPDVSRLVRLQSLILDGNYLNGSVPEALNSLSNLTVLALSHNEISGELPDLSKLDHLHMLDLRENRFDSELPLLPKSLVTVLLSKNSFSGEVSRCFDGLSQLQHLDLSFNQLTGAPSRFLFSLANISYLDLASNKLSGKLPVDLTCGGKLGFVDLSNNRLVGTIPGCLGGSSGERVVKLGGNCLSINGVHEQHQELLCEEAEAKRKGFQSRKIGTLVAVVSGAVLVLVLFAFGLLMLCTKRRSCCCSKDKSVPQARLKAVTDNNTQTSLSSQVLASARLISQTAKLAAQGVPSCRSFSFEELKEATDDFDSSRFLGEGSLGKLYRGTLENGSSVAIRCMVLSKKFSSQSIRSHLDWMSKLNHPHLLGFLGHHCTQTNGEYEPAATVLYLVYEYMPKGTYRAHLSESCPEKILTWPDRLAILIEIAKAVHFLHTGVMPGSFNNQLKTNNILLDGHKIAKLSDYGVSAITEENEKLEIKSEGHKSKYNVAKREDDVYNFGFVLLESLVGPLPTTKGEAFLLNEMTSFGSQDGRQKIVNPTVLTTSSQESLAIAISIANKCVLLEPSARPSFEDVLWNLQYAAQMQSAADAERKSDTSL